tgtgtggcacgactgAACCGTCCTTCCCCTGTGCAAACTTGAGGCGGCTTCTTGTGACCGAAGGGATCTCTTTAAAACCAATGTGCATGATATGACCCGCCTTCATAGAAAACATTGTATGTAGACATATGTACAAGCTGTgcataatgtgtgtgtgtgtggaaaggaAAAGACTGAAAGTATTTACACCAAAAGACTAACCACGATGGTCTCTATTTGACAGGAAcaggtgatttttatttctttgtgtttttctttttttcccaagttACTCCCAATGATCATACGTGGTTTTTGTAATCATATGAAAGCCCCaagaatgttatttttaaagctacAGGTAAACATTGAAagcattattaaaaaatttttttttaatttctccccacccccaccattccccccattgtcttctctgtgtatccatttgctgtgtgttcttctgcgtctgcttgtcttctcattaggcggctccaggaaccgatcttgggaccttctggagtgggagagaggcgattactctcttgcaccccctcagctccctgttctgctacgtcttcttattttctctgctctgggcattgaaccctggacttcctatatggtagacaggagcccaattggttgagccacatccatttcccattataaaaatttttaaagtgtacaaaaGGCATCTGGAAGATTGTGAGAGGGTGATGGATTATGGGCGagttcatttttctctcctttgtaaattttctgaaatccagttaaattttttttttcttaacattctTTTAACAACTGCACACTCTCTCTTTGGATTTAGATGAGGCCAAGGACTCACTTCCCATCCTGCCCTGGGAGAGCCCCTTCTTCTGTCCAGTTCTCTGTCCTCTCCCCATGTCTACACTCCCCACCCCTGGTACGGAAAAGCACTGGGGGAGTCATAGAATGGGGATGccgacagttttttttttttaaggataataACCAccgttggtgagaatgtggagaaattggaacctttgtgcattgctggtgggaatgtaaagtggtgtagccactgtggaaaacagcttcgtgtttcctcaaaaagttaaagaattaccatgtgacccagcaatcccactcctaagtATATCCCCCAAAAACTGAAAtcaggggctcaaacagatacgtgcacaccaatgttcacagcagcatcatTTGCAATAGCCAGAGGGTGGAAACTACCCAACCGTCCATCACCAGGTAactggataaatgaaatgtgatatAGACACGCAATGGAACGTTATTCAGttcacaaaaaggaaagaagttctcaTCCATGCTGCAACTTCACGTTGAGTGAAATCAGCCTGGCCTGCAAAGACAAGTatttatgattccacttacatggaATATTCAGAACagggcaaattcatagaggcagaggGCAGGTTAGAGTTTACAGGGGCTGAGAGAGGAGGGATGGGGCGTTATTGCTTAATGGGAACAGAGTgtctttttggggtgataaaaaaatTCCAGAAACAGTTGTGATGGTTGCTcaatattgtgaatgaaattactGGCACTGAATAATAAGCACACTTAAAAATGGCAATTTTCATGTTACATATAAATTTTTAgcactataaaaaataaagaaatcctcAATCTATTGATTCTTGCCACCTCTGCTGCTACCCTCCCCCCCGTTCAAACTGCCATCCTCTCTCACCTGTACTGATATTTGGCACCTGGCGGTCTCCCTGCTGCCACATTGTCCCCTTATCTACAGCAATCATCCTTGCAACCCCCCCAAACAGTCCTTTTAAAGCCTAAGTCAGGGTGGGCTACCCCTCCTCTTAAAACTCTCCTAAACCCACACATCCCGTACACAGGTGTGGAAGTGCAGTGGTTGTGCAAGGAGGCCCTCTCAGCCTGTGTGGAAGGCAGCTCCTCCAGGCAGGTCAGCAAGGAAGGTTTGGGCACGTAGAGGCCTGCAGCAGCCTTGAGGAAGGGGTGCCACCTCAATAGTGGGGATGCTGGGGAAAGAGGCGGCTCTGGGAAGGTGGTGAGTCAGCAAACACCAGAAGCCAGAGAAAGTCAAATTGGATGAACAGTTTGGATTTGCCAGGTATagtagtttggcattgtttatgagttccaaaaataggaagcggatgtggcccaagcaattgggctcccgcctaccatataggaggtccaaggtttgatacccagggcctcctggtgaaagcaagccagccagtgtggcgagctggcccacgtggagtgctggcgcagcaagatgacgcaacaaaaagagacacagaggagagctaataagagacacagcagaccagggagctgaggtggcactagagaataatcacctctctcccactccagaagctcccaggattggttcttggAGCCGCCTGATGAGATTACAagcagacaccgaagaacacacagcaaatagacacagagagcagacaatggagggagggggataaataaataaataaataaataagtcttaaaaaaaaattattggattatgtttgtaaactggtctgtcagaggtatcacttttaattgattaaattatgattaagactttgattgggacacgtcagtagggcattgagtcctcgccccttggtgggtggggactcacagataaaaatcatggcaaaggatagagttgagagtttttgagctggaacccaggaagtgaacacacaagaGAACACataggaatagagacggctcctgaggcatggcagaagccccggggagagacagagccattcgcctgacagtctacagctggccttgtggagagagcacggCAGCTGAGccggagagaaacagagccccgggaagagagaacccaagaagtctgaactcttggcagacatcggcagacatcttgccccaacatgtggcaagactttggtaaggaagtaacttatgctttatggcctggtaactgtaagcttctatcccgaatactctttataaaagccaatagatctctggtattttgcaccagcacctctttggctgactaatccacgGGTAAGACCACGATAGTGTGTCGCGCCAGGTTGTGAGGCCGCCAATGGCTGCGGGGCTCAGTCTATCTTTGTGAGGTACCCTGGAGCCATGGGGGATTTTCAAACAGGAACGGGGCCGCTTTGTCCCTCACAGCCTGAACAGATAttgggtgtggggaagggagagTCAGCAGAACTTGCCGGCTGGTTGCTAGAGGGCAGGAGGTATCATGCCCTTGAGACTGCAGCTGACAGGAAGTCGTCTGGAAAGGCATTCTCTGCCCTTTGCTGGGAAGTACTGAAACTGACCCTGGTGCTCGCGCAGTCGCAGAAGCCATGTTCTGTCCCACATGACCTGTCACTTTGGCCATGATTGGACAACAGATGGGCACCTGACCCAAGGCAGCCAATGGCCTTGAGCAAACACTGTGTCCTGCCACAGATGGAGGAAGACGGGACCAAGCAGCATCTCTCTGCAGGGGAGGCTTGCGAGCTGGTTTTCAGTAGTGGGAGGAAGTGCGGGGGCCGAGAGGCCCAGAGTCCAGAGATGATTGGGCCTggccccgcgcccgcgccgccCACCGTCTAGTTCCCAAACCACACCACGGGCTCCTGGGCTGCTGACGGGCTCCCTCCTGACGGGGAGGCGGGTCATGGGTTTTTCTCTGATTCCCAGAGGCCTGATTCCCTTTTTCCCATGCCTGTCCTCACCCATAAAGACCCCCTAACTTTGGGTGCTTCCGTTCCTGCCACCAAAAGCTCCTAATCAGTGACTCCAATCTTAAGGCGTTTCTTTCAAATTCTGAACTCCCACCTAGTGTGGTAAGTGTTTTTACCTAAGGGGTTAAATAAGCAACTGTGACGCCTGTTACCCTTTGTAGGTGCAAAAGGGGGAACTTTCTGAGGTCAAAATGAGTGTTTTTGAGGTGAGGTCCCCCAAATAGGATGCATAGGACAGGATGGGAGTAGAGTGAGATGAGGGAGACCTTTGCCTGGGGTCCAAAATTTAAgggagcagggaagcagatgtggttcaagcagtgggtgcccgcctacctcacgggaggtcctgggttcagttcccggtgcctcccaaagaagacaagcaagacagcgagctgatgcaacaggccgGTGCTGCAAGCCGACGtaatgaagagacacaaagaagaaacacaatgagaaacacaagcagggagtggaggttgctcaagcgattaggcagctctctcccacatgggaggtcctggattcgattCTCattgcttccttaaaaaaaaaaagatgatgaacagacacagaaagcagacagtgagcacaaacaatgggaggtgggggagagaaataaataaaattttaataaaatttaaagggGCACAAAAAAACTCAGTAATTCAGATATGTAAAATCTaaacacaatattttttaaaaatgaacttaaaatgaagaaaaaaaaatcaacaatgaaCAGATCAAAATTTTAAGCAAAGATAAgctgctgttgtttgttttttgttttgtttttttaaagatttttattttttatttacttctctccccttaccctccccaggttgtctgttctctgtgtccattcgctgtgtgttcttatgtgaccacttctatcctcagtggcaccgggattctgtatttctttttgttgtgtcatcttgttgtgtcagctctccgtgtgtgcggcaccattcctgggcaggctgcactttcttttgcgctgggcggctctccttacggggtgcactccttgcgtgtggggctcccctacgtgggggacacccctgcgtggcaggcactccttgcgtgcatcagcactgcgcatgggccagctccacacgggtcaaggaggcccagggtttgaaccgtgaacctcccatgtggtaggtggacgccctaaccactgggccaagtctgcttccctgttgtttATTTTAATGACTCTTCGTGGCTGTCGTGTCCTCTCCTGGGTTGCTTATGAGGGTTGACAAATACGGGCGATTTGGGTCTTTAGATATAATCTTTAAAAGCTTTATTGTAGAGTTTTTGTTAACTTTTCCCACTTTCTCCAAAATATGGGAggctttttctgtgtgtctagCTGAggcattttgagattatttatgaattctaaaaagagatcatttgtaagctggtctgttcctctgggtgtgatacccttgattgtattagattcagctgagatgcctttgattaaattatgttaagattagagctctgatttgaccatgtcattagggagaCTTactttgagtctccacccccttggtgggctagataaatggacactcactcaagggaacacagaagtagatacacaggaggacacagaggcagagagacagctccacagacccggcagaggcccggggaagagagaggagccattcctCGAtcgtttgcagctgaccttgtgaagagaccagagcagctgagccctctgccagcctccagctgagatgggaagaagccgggcccatggagcctcaagagagagaggaaggctgaaccttcgcagacatcacctgccatcttgcttcaatgcgTGGCAACAGAGTTGGGGTGAGAAAAGGAACCTTGGgtgggactctttagggcctggtaactgtaagcttccactccaaagaaatccccattataaaagccaacagagttccggtcctttgcctcagcacctctttggctgacccCCACACTAGCGATGCACATTTTTCCGTGCCTCAGTCTCCAGTTTGGTTCCATGCAGTTGCGCTGCCCTGACGTGGCCTGAGACAAGCGCTTCTGGAACAAAAGCTTCGTGGATATAGGAATGTTGGATGGACAAGCCCTGTAGGAGTCACGTGTATCAAACTAGGGGGTTTCAAACTGTAGATGGAAGAGCTTCCCGGCAAGGGTGGGGGCGACGGCAGAAGCCGTGGACCCCATTGCTGCTGAAGTCAGAATGGGGCCAGGACTGCGGAGTGAGGTTCAGGTTCAGCTTAGCCATGCTGGCTCCGGGGGGCAGGGAGGCGGGGGTTGGACAGGACAACTTCGAAGAGAGGTCTGCTGCAGACTTCTGGAGGTGGTTGTCAGGGAACAGAGCGAGACGCTTTGGGGGGACTGCAAGGTGGTGCTGCCCCCttaaaggaggaggaaggggggcTCTCCGAGGCCATCACAGAGGAAGAAGGCGGTAGCACAGCAGCTCCTGGTCCTGCAGCACAGGCTCGGGCGAGCTTCCTCCCGCCGCCAGCAGGGGTCGCTGTGGGGCCGCCGCCGGCACGGCTTTGGCGGCAGGAAGGCGCCGCAGCCTCCCTGCACCCTCATCCTGACACCCCATCGCTCACAGCCCGAGCACGCCAGGGGGAGCTGACCCAGTTGCTCAGCTGCTCGACGAGAAGGCCCCCTCCGAGAGGAGAGAGAGCACAAAACCAAACTGCAGACAtggctccccccgcccccatcctgCAGCACCCCTGGGGGAACCTTGTCTCCCCAGCTCCAGGCAGCAGCCCTGGTCCTGGTCGGAGTGAGCTGCCGGCGGGGGGACCCTCTCCCAAGGACTGCGTTCCAGAATGACCCCGGTTTTGGAATGGGGGGGAGGCGTGGGGGCTTTTCCTCCCAGACCACCCCCTACCTCTCCCCTCGGAAAGCCGCTCCCCCCAGGTCCTAGTCCCCACGGCCCTGTCCAGCTCCTGCTCTGGCTGGACCCAACCTCCCCGGGCCTGCACGGCCCAGGACAGTCCTCGGTCGTTTCTGCCCACCTTGCCCGTGCCCACGGCCTCCTGGGATTAGCCCTAGCTCACTCACCCGCCTGCGCTTTCCATCTCTGCTCCTTCTCTCAGGCTCCCTGTTCTCAGCTGGATCCGCCCTCCCTCCTTCCATTTGCCACTTCGGGTGGCCTAGCACGGGCTCTCTCCTTGGCCCTGTGCATCCTCTTCATCCAGCCTCAGAGAGGTCGAgtgccttgcccaaggtcacacagcccccaagaggctgaggcTAACCCTGGAGCCACCAGCTTTCAGCTGCTGCCTCCTAGGACAGGACTTAGGCACGCTGACCTCCCCGCTCTGCTCTCTGCTTCCCGCTCACAAGCTCACACTTGGCCCTGGGTCCTTGGCTGGCTTTCTAAGAGctcctttatttattctttggacgTCTGTAGAGCACCTTGCCGTGCCAGGCCCGGGAGATGAAGGCACAGCCTGCGTTCAAGGAGTTGACAGTCTGGAGACAAGACCTGCCCTGCGTGGCAGCTGAATCTTCCCAGGCCGCCGGAACCCTCCCAAGGGGCAGACACTGTTTCCTGCGTTGCCTGTGGCTCCCCGCCCCCAGGGCCAGTGACCTCCCGGCCCCCTCCTCGGGGAGTTGCTGCTGCGGCTGGTTGccgccaggggctgggggctgggcaggccTGGCCAGTCAGGCTGTGATGTGCAGGATGGAGGGCTTGGGAAGGCACCCGGGAGCTTGAGAAATCAGAGAGGGCGAGGGCTTATGCTGATAAGAGCCAGCTTCCGCTCCCAAACCTTAGGGGCTGATGGGCCCCGCGGGACTCAGGGAGGGGGGCCAGGCCCTGGCTCGCCCCCTGTTCTGGGCTGCAAAGCAGCAGGAGGCCCATTCCTCGAGTTCTTGGGCAAAAAGGACTCTCCTTCCCAAAGATTTCCCCTGATTCCTTCCTCCTGTGTCCTCTCCTGGGTGGGGCAGAGATTTTCAGAActaaagatttgttttaaaagCCCCTTGACTTTTTAACAAACACaacccacccctcaccccatcccTGGTTCCCCCACACCCCCAAAACCAGCTTCTAGTCTCTGGGACTGGGTTTCTGCGACACAGGCGAGGGGGTGCCCTGGGTGGAGATGTATCCAAAAAAAGAGGAGGGGCGGCGggcgaggggcagggggcaggaacGGCCTCCCGATGTGCACCGATACAGGATCCAGGAAGAGCAGGTCTGTTTAATGGCAGCCGGGTCTGGTTACAGAAACTACAAAAGGAGGACAGGCAGTTACACAGATGGcagcgtggggggggggggacacaagCACAGTAGCCACAGCAGCAACACACCCTTGGGGACGATGCACGTGTTCAAGGGGCACCCGGAGGCCCAGCTGGGCTGACCCAGGTGGGTGGATGAGACGGACCACCAGCCGGGAGAGAGTGGAGGGTAGGCCCCCAGCCCCCTGAGCCCCAGGGGCAGATGGAAGCTTCTGGTCCCCCAGGCCCGCGGCTGGGCAGGCCAGACCCCGCCCCCCACCCGGCTTTGTGGCGCCGGCAGGTGGCACTGGCATTTGAGGCTTCTTTCCCATAGCCCCTGCCCCCCGCTCAGTCATCCTGCCCAGCACCCGCCATCCGTCCTTGCCCATCCTGGGGCTTCTGAGCCACGAGAAGCAGAACTGTGGCCCCAAATTCGGTGAGCCGAGTCCCCTGTGCCTGAAAGTGGACAGCAGGAACGTGGGGATTCGGGGTCAGAGAGACTAGGCCGGGCTTTGCCAGCAAGTTGGGATACCCCAAACCTGCCCATCCAAGTGTGGATCCCCTCTGCGCTGACGTGGAGCCCCCACCTCTGCCGGGACCCTCTGTCCTCTGCCCAGAAGCATGAGCGGgtccctccctgcccctcacACAGACGGGCCGAACCGAAGCGCCACACATGCCTCTGGGCCCCGCAGACGAACGTGACAGAGGTGtccgtgtgtgtgtatatatatatatatttaatataggCTGTATATAGAATATATCTGTATATACGGTAGATGTGTGTGCATGATACTCTAGTAGGTGACGCTGAGACCTGCATGCTGGTCGGGCAGGTAGAAACGGGGCTGCTTTATTCCCGGAGTGACTCAGAGACCCGCCCTGCTTCCCGCTTGGTCTCCCTCGCCAGTGAGTAGAAAAGCTAAGAAGAGCCGGGCGGCTCTGCACGGCGGAGGGCCCGCCCCGGGCGCCCGCCAGCCGGGGTCAGCCCCCAGGCAGCCCGCCACCTCCCGGCAGCTCCGGGGGACCGTGGCCTCCGCGGAGCCTCCTTCCTGGAAGACGGGCCAGGGATTCCTCCCGCGGGCGTGGCACCCACAAATGGAAGGTCGAGGAGGGTCCTCAGAGCTCGGCCTTCTGCTCGAGGTGCCGCCAGGGAGGGGGAGCGGAGGGGGGGCGTCCTACGGCCCCGAAGAGGGCAGTGTGGCCGGTGGGCTGTGGGCGAGAAGGAGACGGAGGGAGCGGGTTACAAGGGAATGAGACCGGGGGTTCCTGGGGAGCAGGGCAGAGGGGTCGGGGCGGCAAGGCGGGGTCTCCCCCCCCAGGACCCAGCTCGGTGCAGAGGAACGCACACTTCCCCCCTAGTCCCAAGTTCTAGTCCCCCATCTGCTGTGAacctgctgtgtgacctcaggcaagtcagTTGGCCCAGCTGAAcccaattttttttcctaaaccaGGGCTGTCTGCCTTGCCGACACCCAGGAGATTCCAGCGACATCAACTCTCCAGGCTTTCAAAACTTGCAAAGCACCATGCTGACGCCATCTTCTCTACTGATTCTGGAATGTGGCGTGCGCTGCTCAGGCCACCCATCTGCACGCATCATCctgtccctccctgccttccccccgactccccacccctccacccacacAGACGTATACACACCCTTAAGTAAAGTTCACCAGCAATGGCACCTGGCCCACCACGGCTCCCACCCTGATAAGAGAAGCTGGACAGGGACTGCTCGAACCCTGTTCTTTAACTCAGTCCCACACCCAGAGCCCACTGGGACCCTGGCCTTAGGCTGGGCCTGGGCCCCAGGGAGACAAGCCTTTCTTAGGGGGCCCCACCAGTGCCCTCAGGACACCAGAAGGAGGAGCAGAGCTGTGAGGGGATGAGGGGGTACCCCGTGACCATGGGGCGGGAGGGGGTAACCCAAGCCTGGGTGCAGCTCTGGGAGCCCCCGCCAAGCCTCATCCTCGGCCCTTCTTCCATCCGGAAGAAGCAGAAACAAGATTTCGGCGGTTTCCTGATGTTTGGGGTTTGGCCAGATCTAAGTCCCTGGGGTCCAGCTGAggcaaggagggggaggggacgaGGTGTCGAGGCAGGAAACATCGTCCATGTGTTTCTGATTCACTGGGGCTCGCGCCTGGCCAGCTCTTTCTGTGGTGTCCAAACTATCTCCCTAGGCCGCCGTAAAAAAAAGCCTTTTTCTCTGGAAGCAGGAAGTCTTGTCTCCTGGCTGTAAACAGACTTGTCTCTGGTGGCCGAGCACTCCTccgggaggcagagggagggcaaGCCCCCTCCCCTCCGGCGGCCCCTCCTTGGGCCGGCTGGCTGATTCCTTCAGCGGCCAGGGCCCTCCCGGGGCAGGTAGGACCCGCCTGCTTCCTGTCCCCACTGGGGCTGGGGCGGGCCCAGCTGTGCACATCTGGAGGAGAGGTCTGGCTCGCCCCCACGGCCAGCGGCAGGAAGGCCGAGGGAGTCTGGCCGCCCAAGGCCGCCCTCGGGGACTTCCTCGGCGGAGAGGGCCGGGAGGTCCCGCAGGCTCTGTGGGCCCGCGCGCAGCCCGGGGAGGAGGCGCTGCCTCTTCCATGGGAAACTGCTGGGAATGTTTCTCCACCACGCGTGTCCCGAGCCGCTGGCTGACCCCTGGTTCCCATTCCCGCCTCCGCGCCTCTCGGCCTCCCGACTCGGGCCCCGCCTTCGGCTCCCAGAACCAGCCACCCCTCGGGGCCCGGGGAGGCTAAGTGTTCCCAGCCGCCACCACGGGGCCAGCCCTCCCCTGGCGCCCCGCGTCAGCTGCAGCCCCCGAGGCCACCCGCCTCGATCCCGGCTCCTGTGTCCTCCCGGGGCCCAGAACCGCTGGCACGGCCTCGGGGCCAGCCCCGCAGGCCACACACCCTCGCCTGCGTGCGTGCCAGCCTGCGACACCCCACGTGGGCGGGGGCCTGCGCACGAACGTGTGCGGCTCCAGGGCCCTCGTGACTTTCCGGGCCCGGGCCTCGGTGTACGCTGGAGGCTCTGGGGCGCACTGGTCAGCATCGGGGGGCAGACATGGCCCCGTGTGAGCGGCACCAGGGGAGGAAGTGGCCGGAGCTCAGCAGTCGTTGGCACCTTGGCTGGGGGCGGGCAGCAGCGGTCTGGGGGTGCTGCGGGGGCAGGGGGACACCCCAAGGAGGGTGCTCGGGGCTCCGCGCAGCTGGGGGGCGGCCTGGGTCTGAGCTCCGAGGGAAGCTCCGGCAGGCCCTCTCCTCTCTCGCCCGGGCTTCCATGCAGGGACCCCAGACCTCCCTCCCCGAAGTGTCCCTGGCCCAGCCCAGGGGCGAGATGGGAGCCCCAGGGGGCAGGAGAGGACGCGGCGACGCCCCCCACCAGCCTGCTCACATGACGGCGGTGGGAACCTGCTGCACCCAGCCCACTTCCTTGTAGGCAGCGGTCACGTGGCTGTAGAGGAGGCTGCGCAGCTTGGACCAGGCTCTCTGCGTCTCCGGCGGGAAGTCATTGGCAAATTCCTCGGCCACCACCTCCAGAATGACCCCAGTGAGGATCTGGGGGGCAGAAGGAGGAAGGTGGAGTAAACGCCTGGGTGCCCCACCTGGGTGCCCTGCAGACCCCAGGGCCCCCGGCACCCCTCCCAGCCTGCAACTGGCCCAGGGGCCGGTTTTCGGGAACCGGCTGGTGGCTTCAGCAACCTGACACCCTTGAGACCAGGGCTGCTGGGGCCCCAGCCCCCACCTGCTGTGCCGGGGATGCCGCTCCACGGGAAGAGCCTGGGTGGCCCGAGGTCCCCTCTGCTGCCGGGGAGCCCTCCCAGAGCCTGCAGGCTGCTgtaccgcccccacccccgcagcCGCCGCCCAGGGGCGCACCTTGAAGTACACCGGCTCCACCTCGTGCTTGAGGGCGTGGGCTCTGCCCACGAGGGCAAGCACAGAGGACACCTTGTCGGGGTCGTGCAGGTTCTCCACGACAGTGTTGAGGGCGCCCATGACGCGGCAGGCGTGCTTCCGCAGCTGCGGGCTCCGCTCCATTTCCAGGGGCTCCTCCATGTGCTTGAACTGGCTGAAGTACTGCTTGGCGGACGGGAAGTTCACAAAGA
This genomic stretch from Dasypus novemcinctus isolate mDasNov1 chromosome 21, mDasNov1.1.hap2, whole genome shotgun sequence harbors:
- the CYGB gene encoding cytoglobin; the encoded protein is MEKVPGEMEIERRERSEELSEAERKAVQATWARLYANCEDVGVAILVRFFVNFPSAKQYFSQFKHMEEPLEMERSPQLRKHACRVMGALNTVVENLHDPDKVSSVLALVGRAHALKHEVEPVYFKILTGVILEVVAEEFANDFPPETQRAWSKLRSLLYSHVTAAYKEVGWVQQVPTAVIPPATLPSSGP